The Miscanthus floridulus cultivar M001 chromosome 7, ASM1932011v1, whole genome shotgun sequence genome includes a region encoding these proteins:
- the LOC136462440 gene encoding MDIS1-interacting receptor like kinase 1-like yields the protein MEARVTALVLLVTVSSILYTGAGAAAAGGDERAALLALKAGFVDSLGALADWTDGAKASPHCRWTGVRCNAAGLVDALDLSGKNLSGKVTEDVLRLASLTVLNLSSNAFATTLPKSFAPLSNLQVFDVSQNSFEGAFPAGLGSCADLATVNASGNNFVGALPADLANATSLETVDLRGSFFGGDIPAAYRSLTKLKFLGLSGNNITGKIPAELGELESLESLIIGYNVLEGSIPPELGSLANLQYLDLAVGHLDGPIPAELGKLPALTALYLYQNNLEGKIPPELGNISTLVFLDLSDNSLTGPIPDEVAQLSHLRLLHLMCNHLDGTVPATIGDMPNLEVLELWNNSLTGQLPASLGKSSPLQWVDVSSNSFTGPVPAGICNGKALSKLIMFNNGFTGGIPAGLASCASLVRVRMQSNRLTGTIPIGFGKLPSLQRLELAGNDLSGEIPGDLASSTSLSFIDLSHNHLQYSLPSSLFTIPTLQSFLASDNIISGELPDQFQDCPALAALDLSNNRLAGAIPSSLASCQRLVKLNLRHNQLTGEIPKALAMMPAMAILDLSSNSLTGGIPENFGSSPALETLNLSYNNLTGRVPGNGVLRSINPDELAGNAGLCGGVLPPCFGSRDTGVAARAAAGSARLRRVAVGWLAAMLAVVAAFTALVAGRYAYRRWYAGGCCDDDERLGAESGAWPWRLTAFQRLGFTSADVVACIKEANVVGMGATGVVYRAELPRARAVIAVKKLWRPAPVDGDAASEVTADVLKEVALLGRLRHRNIVRLLGYVHNDADAMMLYEFMPNGSLWEALHGPPEKRALLDWVSRYDVATGVAQGLAYLHHDCHPPVIHRDIKSNNILLDADIEARISDFGLARALAGSNESVSVVAGSYGYIAPEYGYTLKVDQKSDIYSYGVVLMELITGRRAVEAEFGEGQDMVGWVRDKIRSNTVEEHLDPHVGGRCAHVREEMLLVLRIAVLCTARAPQDRPSMRDVITMLGEAKPRRKSGSSGAASGKDSTSPAVVVDKDRPVFSTTPDSDYA from the exons ATGGAGGCCAGAGTGACAGCACTGGTTCTGCTAGTGACAGTGTCCTCCATCTTGTACACCGGagctggcgccgccgccgccggcggcgacgAGCGGGCGGCGCTGCTCGCGCTCAAGGCGGGCTTCGTTGACTCGTTGGGCGCGCTCGCGGACTGGACGGATGGCGCCAAGGCCTCGCCGCATTGCAGATGGACGGGCGTCCGGTGCAACGCCGCCGGCCTCGTCGACGCGCTCGACCTCTCCGGCAAGAACCTGAGCGGCAAGGTCACGGAAGACGTGCTCCGGCTGGCGTCGCTCACCGTCCTCAACCTCTCCTCCAACGCGTTCGCCACCACGCTGCCCAAGTCCTTCGCGCCGCTGTCCAATCTCCAGGTGTTCGACGTGAGCCAGAACTCCTTCGAGGGCGCGTTCCCGGCCGGCCTCGGCTCCTGCGCTGACCTCGCCACCGTCAACGCCTCCGGCAACAACTTCGTCGGCGCACTCCCCGCCGACCTCGCCAACGCCACGTCCCTCGAGACCGTCGACCTGAGGGGCAGCTTCTTCGGCGGTGACATCCCGGCGGCGTACCGGAGCCTCACCAAGCTCAAGTTCCTGGGCCTCTCCGGCAACAACATCACCGGCAAGATTCCAGCGGAGCTCGGCGAGCTCGAGTCGCTCGAGAGCCTCATCATCGGGTACAATGTGCTGGAGGGAAGCATCCCACCGGAGCTCGGCAGCCTCGCCAACCTCCAGTACCTCGACCTCGCCGTCGGACACCTCGACGGGCCCATCCCAGCGGAGCTCGGCAAGCTTCCGGCGCTCACCGCGCTTTACCTATACCAGAACAACCTCGAAGGCAAGATACCGCCGGAGCTCGGCAACATCTCGACGCTCGTCTTCCTCGACCTGTCCGACAACTCGCTCACGGGTCCGATCCCCGACGAGGTCGCTCAGCTgagccacctccggctgctccaCCTCATGTGCAACCACCTCGATGGCACCGTGCCGGCGACCATCGGGGACATGCCGAACCTGGAGGTGCTCGAGCTGTGGAACAACTCCTTGACGGGGCAGCTTCCCGCGTCGCTCGGCAAGAGCTCGCCGCTGCAGTGGGTGGACGTGTCGTCGAACTCCTTCACCGGCCCCGTGCCGGCTGGGATCTGCAACGGCAAGGCACTCTCCAAGCTGATCATGTTCAACAACGGCTTCACCGGCGGGATCCCGGCCGGGCTCGCGTCGTGCGCGTCGCTGGTGCGCGTGCGCATGCAGAGCAACCGGCTCACCGGCACGATCCCCATCGGGTTCGGCAAGCTGCCGTCGCTGCAGCGGCTCGAGCTCGCAGGCAACGACCTGTCCGGAGAGATCCCCGGCGACCTCGCGTCGTCGACGTCGCTGTCGTTCATCGACCTATCTCACAACCACCTCCAATACTCGCTGCCGTCGAGCCTCTTCACGATCCCGACGCTGCAGAGCTTCTTGGCGTCAGACAACatcatctccggcgagctccctGACCAGTTCCAGGACTGCCCGGCACTGGCGGCGCTGGACCTCTCGAACAACCGGCTCGCCGGCGCGATCCCGTCCAGCCTCGCCTCGTGCCAGAGGCTGGTCAAGCTGAACCTCAGGCACAATCAGCTCACCGGCGAGATTCCCAAGGCACTCGCCATGATGCCCGCGATGGCCATCCTTGATCTGTCGAGCAACTCCTTGACTGGCGGCATCCCGGAGAATTTCGGGAGCTCGCCGGCGCTGGAGACGCTCAACCTCTCGTACAACAACCTCACGGGTCGCGTGCCCGGGAACGGCGTCCTGCGTTCCATCAACCCCGACGAGCTGGCGGGCAACGCCGGGCTGTGCGGCGGCGTGCTCCCGCCGTGCTTCGGGAGCCGCGACACGGGCGTGGCGGCGCGCGCTGCCGCGGGCAGCGCCCGCCTCAGGCGCGTCGCGGTGGGCTGGCTCGCGGCGATGCTCGCCGTCGTCGCCGCGTTCACGGCGCTGGTCGCTGGGCGGTACGCGTACCGGCGGTGGTACGCGGGGGGTTGCTGCGACGACGACGAGAGGCTCGGCGCGGAGTCGGGCGCGTGGCCGTGGCGGCTGACGGCGTTCCAGCGGCTCGGGTTCACGAGCGCCGACGTGGTGGCGTGCATAAAGGAGGCGAATGTGGTGGGCATGGGCGCGACCGGGGTGGTGTACAGGGCGGAGCTCCCGCGCGCGCGCGCCGTGATCGCCGTGAAGAAGCTGTGGCGGCCGGCGCCGGTGGACGGCGACGCGGCGAGCGAGGTGACCGCGGACGTGCTCAAGgaggtggcgctcctggggcggCTCCGGCACCGGAACATCGTGCGGCTGCTAGGGTACGTGCACAACGACGCGGACGCCATGATGCTGTACGAGTTCATGCCCAACGGCAGCCTGTGGGAGGCGCTGCACGGCCCGCCGGAGAAGCGCGCTCTGCTGGACTGGGTGTCCCGCTACGACGTCGCCACCGGCGTGGCGCAGGGTCTGGCGTACCTCCACCACGACTGCCACCCGCCGGTGATCCACCGCGACATCAAGTCCAACAACATCCTCCTCGACGCCGACATTGAGGCCCGCATCTCCGACTTCGGCCTCGCCCGCGCCCTGGCCGGCTCCAACGAGTCCGTCTCCGTCGTCGCCGGCTCCTATGGCTACATCGCGCCAG AGTACGGGTACACGCTGAAGGTGGACCAGAAGAGCGACATCTACAGCTACGGCGTGGTGCTGATGGAGCTCATCACGGGGcggcgcgcggtggaggcggagTTCGGCGAGGGGCAGGACATGGTGGGGTGGGTGCGGGACAAGATCCGGAGCAACACGGTGGAGGAGCACCTGGACCCGCACGTCGGCGGCCGGTGCGCGCACGTCCGAGAGGAGATGCTGCTGGTGCTGCGCATCGCCGTGCTCTGCACGGCCAGGGCGCCGCAGGACCGGCCGTCCATGCGCGACGTCATCACCATGCTCGGCGAGGCCAAGCCGCGCCGCAAGAGCGGGAGCAGCGGCGCCGCCAGCGGCAAGGACAGCACCTCCCCCGCCGTGGTGGTGGACAAGGACAGGCCGGTGTTCAGTACCACGCCGGATTCAGACTACGCCTAG